One genomic region from Gossypium hirsutum isolate 1008001.06 chromosome D13, Gossypium_hirsutum_v2.1, whole genome shotgun sequence encodes:
- the LOC107919631 gene encoding protein FEZ-like (The RefSeq protein has 4 substitutions compared to this genomic sequence) — translation MKERSESDKMEEIMLPGFRFHPTDEELVGFYLKRKVQQRPPSMEFIKQLDIYKYDPWDLPKMATTGEKEWYFYCPRDRKYRNSARPNRVTGAGFWKATGTDRPIYSSEGNKCIGLKKSLVFYKGRATKGVKTDWMMHEFRLPSLADSAPPKIFLEKTLPPNDAWAICRIFKKTNSTAQRALSQSRVSQVPETSSSSISEVPSMPLTAKTSLNLNVDLLQTSNGAFSSLDFVPYKPPQHSMSNGDLTSLVFTPLDHTSTDSRAVDVTSMLLNMLSSILGDHYCGRATDGLHFGGGFTGTLPHELQGNNMMSGGDHESSLFKSLNVGSHGDDQWGGVRSIGFPISMPLPMNVMGDAWKPSLAWDSSCPSEMSTSFCSTKCYT, via the exons atgaaagagaGAAGTGAATCTGATAAAATGGAAGAAATAATGCTTCCAGGGTTTAGATTTCACCCAACTGATGAAGAGCTTGTTGGGTTTTATCTTAAAAGAAAAGTACAACAGCGCCCTCCTTCAATGGAATTTATTAAGCAACTAGACATTTACAAATATGATCCATGGGATCTTCCAA AAATGGCGACCACCGGAGAGAAAGAGTGGTATTTTTACTGTCCTAGGGATAGAAAATACAGAAACAGTGCAAGGCCTAACCGAGTAACTGGTGCAGGGTTTTGGAAAGCCACTGGCACTGACCGCCCCATATATTCCTCAGAAGGCAACAAATGCATTGGCTTGAAGAAATCTCTTGTTTTCTACAAAGGTAGAGCAACCAAAGGGGTCAAAACTGACTGGATGATGCATGAGTTTAGGTTGCCTTCTCTTGCTGACTCCGCTCCTCCCAAGATATTCTTAGAGAAAACCCTTCCTCCCAAT GATGCATGGGCGATATGCAGGATATTCAAGAAAACCAACTCCACGGCTCAAAGAGCACTTTCTCAATCGCGGGTTTCTCAAGTACCTGAAACATCATCATCATCGATATCTGAGTTGCCTAGCATGCCCTTGACTGCAAAAACCAGTTTAAACCTTAATGTTGACCTGCTGCAGACATCCAATGGTGCATTTTCCAGTTTAGACTTTGTTCCTTACAAGCCTCCTCAACATTCAATGTCAAACGGGGACCTCACTAGTCTTGTTTTTACACCTCTTGACCATACCTCAACAGATTCCAGAGCTGTTGATGTTACTTCCATGTTGCTAAACATGTTATCTTCCATGCTTGGAGATCATTACTGTGGTAGGGCCACAGATGGTTTACATTTTGGTGGCGGCTTCACAGGGACATTGCCACATGAGATGCAAGGGAACAACATGATGAGTGGTGGAGACCATGAAAGTTCCCTATTTAAAAGCTTGAATGTTGGAAGCCATGGTGACGATCAGTGGGGTGGTGTTAGGTCCATTGGTTTTCCCATCAGTATGCCTTTGCCTATGAATGTTATGGGAGATGCTTGGAAGCCAAGCCTAGCTTGGGATTCTTCATGTCCTAGTGAGATGTCAACAAGTTTTTGCTCCACCAAGTGTTGTACTTGA